In Triticum aestivum cultivar Chinese Spring chromosome 5B, IWGSC CS RefSeq v2.1, whole genome shotgun sequence, the following proteins share a genomic window:
- the LOC123114262 gene encoding vacuolar protein sorting-associated protein 9A yields MESPTSAASRVDFYGFLDRMRRPEAADLFRSIKSFLTSLSLDEPSAEADGARVQAFFAEMEAAIRGHPLWADATHQEIDHALEGLEKYIMTKLFDRTFAASPEDAAADAEVSDKIGLLQRFVRPHHLDIPKVLNNEASWLIAVKELQKINSFKSPWEKLLCMMSCCQVINNLLLNVSMTNDRTPSGADEFLPILIYITIKANPPQLQSNLKFVQLFRRETKLVSEVEYYLTNLISAKMFIINVNGQSLSMEESEFQKHMESAKLGTQMSVAGPSSPQGLATSTRGLQKQIDAEGSRFPFMDSETENLTPAELKQLHGLYRKTVTRYTLLSKALRKLSIDEDQLLASVDDS; encoded by the exons ATGGAGAGCCCCACATCGGCGGCGTCGCGGGTGGACTTCTACGGCTTCCTCGACCGCATGCGCCGCCCGGAGGCCGCCGACCTCTTCCGCTCCATCAAGAG CTTCCTCACCTCCCTCTCCCTCGACGAGCCCAGCGCCGAGGCGGACGGCGCCAGGGTCCAGGCCTtcttcgcggagatggaggcggccATCCGGGGCCACCCGCTCTGGGCCGACGCCACCCACCAGGAAATCGACCACGCGCTCGAG GGCCTCGAGAAGTACATCATGACCAAGCTGTTCGACCGCACCTTCGCGGCGTCGCCGGaggacgccgccgccgacgccgaggTCTCGGACAAGATCGGCCTCCTGCAGCGCTTTGTCAGGCCCCATCACCTCGACATACCCAAGGTCCTCAACAACGAGGCTTCCTGGCTG ATTGCAGTTAAAGAACTACAGAAGATTAATTCCTTCAAGTCCCCGTGGGAGAAGCTTCTCTGTATGATGAGCTGTTGCCAAGTCATCAATAACTTGCTGCTAAACGTGTCCATGACAAATGACCGGACGCCATCTGGGGCTGATGAGTTCCTTCCCATTCTCATTTATATTACCATCAAG GCCAATCCTCCTCAGCTGCAGTCAAATCTGAAGTTTGTTCAACTCTTCAGAAGAGAAACTAAGCTTGTTTCAGAAGTCGAATACTATCTCACAAACCTCATTTCAGCAAAGATGTTTATAATCAATGTTAATGGCCAGTCGCTATCCATGGAAGAAAGTGAGTTTCAGAAGCATATGGAATCTGCAAAACTAGGTACTCAAATGTCTGTTGCTGGCCCTAGTAGTCCACAAGGGTTGGCTACATCTACGAGGGGATTACAGAAGCAAATTGATGCAGAAG GTTCCAGATTCCCTTTCATGGACTCGGAAACTGAAAATCTGACGCCAGCGGAACTCAAGCAGTTACATGGGCTCTACAGGAAGACAGTGACCAGATATACACTGTTGTCTAAAGCCTTAAGAAAGTTATCCATAGATGAGGATCAGCTCCTCGCATCAGTAGATGATTCATGA